One region of Oncorhynchus nerka isolate Pitt River linkage group LG22, Oner_Uvic_2.0, whole genome shotgun sequence genomic DNA includes:
- the ptrh2 gene encoding peptidyl-tRNA hydrolase 2, mitochondrial isoform X2: MDSLYGQVAIGVLGGVGCGLFLGWHFRARFSNSSKDNGAAMGNGSRGETATSIMGEGGEFKMILVVRSDLKMGKGKVAAQCSHAAVSAYKQVQRRNPELLKQWEYCGQPKVVVKAPDEDSLIELLTHAKEVGLPVSLIQDAGRTQIAPGSRTVLGVGPGAADLVDKVTGHLKLY; this comes from the coding sequence ATGGATTCCCTATACGGCCAGGTAGCCATTGGAGTATTGGGAGGAGTGGGCTGTGGACTTTTCCTTGGCTGGCACTTCCGGGCTCGGTTCAGCAACTCTTCCAAAGACAACGGGGCGGCGATGGGGAATGGCAGTAGGGGTGAAACGGCCACCAGCATcatgggagaaggaggggagttcAAAATGATCCTGGTGGTCCGATCCGACCTGAAGATGGGCAAGGGGAAAGTGGCCGCCCAGTGCTCACACGCCGCCGTGTCGGCCTATAAACAGGTCCAGCGCAGGAACCCTGAGCTTCTGAAACAATGGGAGTACTGTGGCCAACCCAAGGTTGTGGTTAAAGCTCCAGATGAGGACAGTCTGATAGAACTGCTAACCCATGCCAAAGAGGTAGGGCTGCCTGTCAGTCTGATCCAAGATGCAGGGAGGACACAGATAGCGCCAGGATCCCGTACTGTGCTGGGAGTAGGCCCTGGAGCAGCTGATCTTGTGGACAAAGTCACTGGACACTTGAAGCTCTATTAG
- the ptrh2 gene encoding peptidyl-tRNA hydrolase 2, mitochondrial isoform X1 translates to MKTNVSVLISPGAGLTSLKMDSLYGQVAIGVLGGVGCGLFLGWHFRARFSNSSKDNGAAMGNGSRGETATSIMGEGGEFKMILVVRSDLKMGKGKVAAQCSHAAVSAYKQVQRRNPELLKQWEYCGQPKVVVKAPDEDSLIELLTHAKEVGLPVSLIQDAGRTQIAPGSRTVLGVGPGAADLVDKVTGHLKLY, encoded by the exons ATGAAGACGAATGTAAGCGTGTTGATCTCGCCCGGAGCAG GTTTGACAAGTCTCAAGATGGATTCCCTATACGGCCAGGTAGCCATTGGAGTATTGGGAGGAGTGGGCTGTGGACTTTTCCTTGGCTGGCACTTCCGGGCTCGGTTCAGCAACTCTTCCAAAGACAACGGGGCGGCGATGGGGAATGGCAGTAGGGGTGAAACGGCCACCAGCATcatgggagaaggaggggagttcAAAATGATCCTGGTGGTCCGATCCGACCTGAAGATGGGCAAGGGGAAAGTGGCCGCCCAGTGCTCACACGCCGCCGTGTCGGCCTATAAACAGGTCCAGCGCAGGAACCCTGAGCTTCTGAAACAATGGGAGTACTGTGGCCAACCCAAGGTTGTGGTTAAAGCTCCAGATGAGGACAGTCTGATAGAACTGCTAACCCATGCCAAAGAGGTAGGGCTGCCTGTCAGTCTGATCCAAGATGCAGGGAGGACACAGATAGCGCCAGGATCCCGTACTGTGCTGGGAGTAGGCCCTGGAGCAGCTGATCTTGTGGACAAAGTCACTGGACACTTGAAGCTCTATTAG